aacataaagtgtcttaataggacgttgggcaccacgagccagaacagcttcaatgcaccatGGCATAGATTCAACAAGTggctggaactctattggagggatgcgacaccattcttccacgataaattccatcatttggtgttttgttaatGGTGAGGGTAAACGCCGTCTCAGGCTCCGCTCCAGGATCTccaataagtgttcaattgggttgagatctggtgactgagacagccatggcatatggtttacattgttttcatgctcatcaaaccattcagtgaccactagTGTCATCCTACGGTGGCATAGCCATGGTAGTCAAAATAATGGTCTGCCCagcatttttttttatacatgaccctaagcatgatgcagtgttaattgcttaattaactcaggaaccacacctgtgtggaagcacctgcatCAATACACTTTATATCCctaatttactcaagtgtttccattgtTTTGGCCGTTACCCATAGGTAGTGACATTTTTACTACCTAATGCAAGTACTGATAGGTAGGGACTATACTTACTTTACTCACTTCCACAGCCAGCTTGGACTGCTGCTCTCGACTGTCCTTCTCATTTTTCTCCATACCTGATGAATTGCAGAAAGGGCACAAGATTTACAAACTCAGATGGTCTTCCCAATTTGAGATGTGAAGCTGGCCAAATGTCACGTGAACGTGTAATAAAAGAATACCAAAACATTCAGTTTTTACTCATTAACACAGATTTGTCTAAATGAATGTACCGGAGTCTTTGGCCGTGGTAGCTTTCTGACCGGATAGCCTTCCTTTGCGGGTTACTCTTCCCTCCATTTTGTCCTCCTGAACAAGGAACCAAACAAATTTAGTGCATGTATTTTTCTGAAACAAAGATTGCGTGCTTCAATAAGATTAAATGTTACACGCAGTCATAGAGGACAGATAACTACCATTTCAGACAGGTCAGACCCTTTCTCGTCCTCTTGTCCGTCTGACTTGGATGAATTGCCTGCAACAAAATAATCAAAATCGTTCCTCAGACACATAACAGAAAGAGAAACAACACAACAAGTAAGACCAAAGAAGAACAGCGTGACACAAACACCTGTGGATTGCATAAAGCTCATCAGAGACTCACTGGCTTGTTTGACCAGCTTTGATGGCCGACCACGTCGAGTCTCCCTTGGTTTTTCAGGTGTGTCACACTTCCCCTGAAATACACATATAaaggttaacttcttatggctgcaggggcagtattgagtagcttggatgaaaggtgcccagaggtacccagagtaaacggcctgctcctcagtcccagtagctaatatatgcatattattattagtattggatagaaaacacttaagtttccaaaactgtttgaatgatgtctgagtataacagaactcatatggcaggcaaaaacctgagaagaaatccaaacaggaagtgggaaatctgggGTTGGTCAAtattcaacccagcccctattgaatacacagtgggatatttgtgctttttgtgactcctctctttggctggaaaaatggctgtatttttctgtgagttggtggtgacctatcacaatcgtttgtggtgctttcgctgtaaagcctatttgaaaatcggacactggtgggattaacaacaagattacctttaaaatggtataagatacatgtatgtttgaggaattttaattatgtgaTTTctattgttttgaatttggcactctgcactttcactggctgttgtcatatcaatcccgttaacgggattgcagccctaagaaggtTTATCAGAGGAAAGCAGTAACAGTCACTTTAGCCATCAAAAAAATGTAACCAGAAAAGACTGTGGTGCTCTTGTAAAACATGAGTGCTAAACTGCCAAGAATGAGTACTTACAGACTCAGTGACTCCATTTTCCTCTTGTGCTTCAGTCTGGTCTTTATCTGAGatggtggaaggaggagagatcaCCTTTTAAAACTCCAGTCTTTTGAGGACTGGAGTTACACAAAGTCAAAACTACATGCAACATGCATTGGCATTCAGGTCTAAAGTCTATACATAAGCTTGGATATTAACAGCATTTCAAAACgcttttaaatgtattattttttacaGTTGGTTTGGTTGTGGGGGTTGGAACTTTTAGCAAAATACAGTCAGTCCCCCTTCAGTTCTAGgggtggcagggagcctagtggttgggccagtaaccgaaaggttgctagatcgattccccaagctgacaaggtaaaaaaaactaattctgcccctgaacaaggcagttaacccactgttccccagtaggcagtcattgtaaataagcatttgttcataactgacttgcctggttaaataaatatataccaaATGACGCTAAACCCTGTATCCCACccctggcttgcttctgaagctaagcagggtcagtcctggtcggtccctggaAGGGAGACCAGCTGCTGCTGGAAgtagtgttggagggccagtagggggCACGCTTACCTCTAGTCTAAGGACATCTCAATGGAACATTTCCCTGCATAGGgggatgttaaacaggtgtcctgactctgtgtGGTCATTTAAAATCcaatggcacttattgtaagaccCCAATGTCAAATTCCCAACCTGGTCCCATTCTATCAGCGCCCTCACTGGCATATATCACTCTCAACCTGATAGCTGATGTATGTTGAGCGTTCTGACACAAAAATGGTCACTGTGGGTGCTACACATTGGTGGTCGATGAGGCGAGTTTCCCCCTACTATGTAAAGCGCTTTGAGCATCTCAGTTGATAGAAAGGCGCCATATAAATCCAATCAGTTATTTTTTATAATCGTATTTCTATCAGAACACTGagcatacaaaacattatgaacaccttcctaatattgtgttgcacccccttttgccctcggaacagcctcaattcatcagggcatggactctacaaggtgttacaAGTGTTTCAtcctggatgctggcccatgttgactccaatgcttcccacagttgtgtcaagttgactggatgtcctttgggtggtggaccattcttgaaatacacaggaaactgttgagcatgaaaacccCAGCAACGTTgcggttcttgacacactcaaaccggtgcacctggcacctactaccataccctgttcaaaggcacttaaatattttgtcttgcccattcaccctctgaatggcacacatacacaatccatgtctcaattgtctcaagccttaaaaatccttctttaaccggtctcctcccttcatctacactgattaaagtggatgTAACAAGtgacaataagggatcatagcttacatctggattcacctggtcagtctgtcatggaaagcgcaggtgttcctaatgttttgtacactcagtgtatgtcaaaTAATATTAAGGATTGGTATTTGAATATTATTGCGGTTGTGTATGACTTACTAATGTTATCAATGTCCATCTTAACCGGACACTCATGTTCCATGGCCAGCAGTTTTGTCTTCTCAGTCTGAGTCTCATCTAAGCAAAAACAAAGATCAGCAAATTTACACTCAAAAAAACTAACAGAGAGCACACAAACTTTATTTGGGGGAGAACTGAAAAAACCCCACAAAAGAATGGAGGAATGCAGGAAAATCTGGAAACTAGGGAGTTTGTGTAAAACCCGTTGGTGAGGAGTGTGAATGTACAAGGTTAAGATAAAGGTATGAATCTTGTACATTGTTTGTCGACTGATGGTCCCAATACGGGCTCTTGCTCAGGAACAACATCAGCATGGCCTGGTTTTTCCTCATCTCTGTCAACAGTAGATTTATTTTCCTTTGAAAGAGTTGGAACAAAGATGCTATCAAAGTCTGAGTAACATTTAACTGATATTTATATTATAGAACTAGAATGAAATAGAAACACCATAAGCCATTCTCACCTGAGACATCCCTTCAACTAATGTCCATGTTGACACCACCGTATCTTTCCCCCCTGTGTCGAGAATATCTGTGGCCAGAACATCGACTGTAATGTAACTAACAATAAGTCATCCAAATACTCTCCATTGCCTTGTGATACTTTAAGAAAAGAAGAACTGACCATATAACTGTTGTCACAAGACACATTACCTTGGCTCCTTGACTGTTCATCCATTTTCTCTGATGAGGCAGTAGCTGTTAGATCACTTTCGTCCATTTCCAGAACATGCTCAGACTCTTCCTGATCATTTGCAACAGGTTTAGTAGTTTCCTTCCGCTGCAGAGCAGGTATGGTTGCCTCTGTGACTTCCTGTGTAGCTGGAGTGACTAAGGTAGGAGATAGTATACTCTCAGGGTCCATGGAGAGCAGGGTCAGAGCTGCCTCTTTCATCTTTATGTCTGCTTCTTGGAAGGAGAGCTCTGGGCAGGCCTCTCGCTGCATGGCCCCTGTGATGTCACTTCCTTGGCCTAGTCTTGCATCTGCTGAGGTACAGATGTCCATCAAAGTCAGAAGAGCATCTGCCCCAGTTGTCAAAGGACGTGGTTCCACCTCACCGAGTGGCATTTCACTGTCATCCTCCTCCAGTTCAGGGGTGACGTCACTCAAAGCATCATAGGTAACAGAGGCAGAGGTGGTAATGGTGGCATCGGTGGGATCCCAGTCCGTGCTTGCGTCTTTGGATTGAGGGCCTTTCTTCAGAGGAGGTTCCGTAATAGCAGGTGAGGAGATTGAGGACTTATCCGACTTTTCATCTGCTTTACGTCCTTTTCTCTCATCCTGGGTCTCTTTCTTCTCTGGGTTTTGGGCCTTTTTATCAAGGATTTTCTTCCCACTCCTGCCTTCCATTTTCTCTGGTGGGTTTTCCTGAGTGTCTTTCCTTTGCTCCTTCATgcttccctctctttttctttcctttGATGCGTCAGGTCTACTGCCTGATGTGCTACCTTTGTTTTTGACCTCCAAACATTGAGCTTTCTTATCCTCCCTTGACTTGGATCTGGACTTTTCCATGATCTTTACCTTCATTCCAGGCTCTGTCTCCCTGGACTTTCTGGAGTCTTTGTCAGTTTCAGAGCTGGACTTACTTGGTTTCTGGTTTTCCTGAgtaacatgttctgttctgagttTCTCCTTCTCAATGTCTGGCTTAGACTTGGGTTTTTCTACATATTTGTCCTCTGTGTGGCTCTTTGACCTCTTGAGGACTTCTTTAGGGTGTTTGTCCTTTTTCTTGATGCTTTCTGATCCAGGCTCCATATCAGACCTTTCCTCAGAAGAGCCGGTGGAATCCGGACGGAGTAACTGCCTAGGGTCAGTTTTTAATGGAATCTTCTCTGCTTTggttctctccctttccttctcatTTTCCCTgttcttttccttctctctgtccttctcaacTTTGGCAGCTTCAACTGATGGAGCCTTCCCCTTCTTGGTTGTGGCTTCCTTGCTAGCCCCCTCATCAGAGACACCTCCTTCTGACACAGATGCCCTACCTTCCCTGGCATTCACTGACACTTTCTTGTCACCTTTCACCTTGGACTTTCTCTCCCCTTTGTCATCAGAGGATACTTCAATGTGGGCCCCTTCATTCTGCTCAGGTTCATCTGTGTGGGATTCACTTACTACTCTCTTCTCCAACTTTTGCTTAAGCTTGGAGCGCTCGTCCGACAGGCTACACTCTTTCTCCTTGCGCTCTTTAGGGTTTAACTCTTTGCGGGAAAGCCGGTCAAACTTTCCAGCAGCTCGCTGTTTGAGTGGTGACTCAGATCCCTGCTCCAAGTCCAGGATAAAGGAATGTGTACGGCTTTTGTCTGCCAGCTTTCTAGGTTCTCCAGATTCCTCAGAAGTGCTGACACTCTTCCTCCTGTGCCTCTCTTCTGATGCTGCAGACTCTGAGACTTTTCTGATTGACTTGTGCTGCAAGCTCTTTGAGGAAATACCCTTTGCTTCCTGTTTGTGAGGTAGCAAAGAAATACATCAGCACACAATTCTAAAATAAGTTATTTAACTCAATAAACAACATTTAATTCATTAAACCAATGGCCAAGGTGAGCATACAGTCACAAGTTAGGATATTCATTCAACACTTACTTCCTTTTTGTTGAACTCTCCTGCTgcatctccctttctcttgccTGTAACATCTCCCTCTTTCCTGAAAAATGTAAATGACTTTAGCGACATGGCTATGTATCCAGTAACTCAAACATCCACAGGTCCAAAcaattacaaacacacacaccgtgaGTCCCATTTCCTCTTCCTACTGAGGGCCATCTTCTTCTCAAGAACCTTCTTTTCCTTGAGAGCCTCTTTGGCCCTGGGATCCTGAGCTTCCAGGCTGGGGGAAGAGGTCTGCTGCCTGCTCTCTGTACAGGGAGTTAACATCACAGTGAATGGACAATTTACCACACCCTCAGCTTTTACAAGAACAAAAGTCAAATGACTCAGGTATAAAAGATTGACACACTAATTAGTCTGCCAGGGAAAAGCACATTGTGGAATATATTGATTTTACAAGTACCCTGGTCTTCTAGTTGAGCTGACTTCTGTCTACGCTTCTCCTCCATGCGTTCCCTGTTCTGCTGTCTCTTTAAAAGCCTCTCTTCCTTGTCCTTGGCCTGAGAGAATAGAGGTAAGGAGATAGATAGAACAAGTTTGATTAAACCCAGCCACAAAAACGCTTTGCCCACAACTTTTGTATTTTCAGTTTGCAGGCATGTCTTTACCATAAATATCAGCCTGTCACTTACCGCTGACCGCCGACGCTGCTCCACAGTAACCTCATCGTCAGAGTCGCTATAGTAACGGGAATAGAGGAAGGGCTTGTGGACGTAGGCCTGTCGACGAGGCTTGCGCTCTGGGCTCTCCTCATTGTCTTCCTCTCTATTGGTCTTCTTTTTCTCAGACTTTTCATCTTGAGATCACACAGAATAAAAACCAATTACTTACAAGGAAATATTGGCTTCAATATTGCCCTCTAATAGCTTCTGTTTTCACTTAATATCTGAAACGGTCTCAGTTATTCGTATCTCTAAATAAATGCTTCTTACTGAGAAATAATACATGTACACAAACAGACCTTCAGATGAGACCTCGCCGTCCTCTGTAGAATCTGACAGTGGCTGCTCATCATCGCTGTCCTCCTCAAAGGACGACAGGTCGCTGGTGTGGACAGAGCTCACAGTGATGTCACTGAGGCCATCAAGGTCGGAGTCTTCCAGAGAATATTCTGATGAAGAATTACACACGAAACAAATGGTTAATGGTACCTGAAACTATGAGGTTTTCAAATCCTACTTAGTGATTCGACAATGTCATAGCGTAGTGATAATTTTCATCAAATTCATAAACCTAAACATTCAAGACTTAGATCTCACCTTCTTTTAACCTCTCTCTGGCCTTCTGATTGATATGGTGTTTCTCATTGGGGGACTGAAGTGGATCAACATCCTTGTTCAGTACCTCATCTTTTAGCTTTCCTATGGTcttcccctcctttctctcttctgccTCCTCTTGAGTCCCAACCTCTTCCCCCTCAcccttcatcccctctctctcacagtccACCTGCTCCTGTACGTCCTCTGTTTTGACCTCCATAGCCTGGGCCTCTGACACAAGCTTCgcttcctcttctttctctggTGTCTTCCTGTCCtggtcctcttctccctcctccaccagacTCATGTCCTGCTCTCCTCCTTCAGACTCCTGCATCGACTCCTCTGGGTCTTGGTCCCTCTCAGAGCCCCCCTTCAGGCCCTTCTCTCCACTGGAGCTGGCCCGGGAGCTGGCCTCCTGGTTCAGAGTGGTGATGGTATCCAGGATGGACATGGCATCTCTGGCCATTGAAGTAGTAGGGGCAGATGAAGGAGCTGGGAATCCAACATTATCATTGAGTCATACAGACAAATGTTAAGTCAGACAATAATCCAAAATCACACCATTTTCAGACACAATCGCATCTACATTTACGAACAAAAACACATAAATTGTTGTGCTCTGCAAATATGAAAGATATTCTTCCTGGAATTAGACAAGACGATAATAGACAGATTAAAGACCTCCTAGAAGCATTCAACTGTATTTCACCTTGCACTGGCAGGTCAAAGTCTTGTTTCTCCTCTACAGGAGCAGGCGGGACTGGGGGTTCATCAACATAGCTGCCAGGGGACATGAATTCACGGACCACCCTCTCCACCTGGGGCCTGAAGGTGTGATGAATTTTGGGATCCACCACCTGAGCAACTATCCTGTCAACTCCCTGCTCCAGCATCCCAGACCTGCCACGAGATCAGAAGAGGATTCAGTTCATATACACAAAAGCGGATGCACTGTCTCTTGATGTTCTAACATGACATATGATTTAAAAAGATATAGTAAGTGACTGAATAGAGAGATACAGGGTTGCACATTCACAGCCCCTGTGGAAATAAGCAACCTGGTCACAGACCGTTTCGTAcaattctgtatgtaaatctgagACACTACATttagtatggtatgtattaatttgtggctGT
This window of the Oncorhynchus keta strain PuntledgeMale-10-30-2019 chromosome 4, Oket_V2, whole genome shotgun sequence genome carries:
- the bod1l1 gene encoding biorientation of chromosomes in cell division protein 1-like 1 isoform X2, with the translated sequence MAGLPPGDPQLVSMIVNHLKTQGLFDQFRRDCLADVDTKPAYLNLRQRVDNFVSNHLSNHTWSPHLNKNQLRNNIRQLVLQSGMLEQGVDRIVAQVVDPKIHHTFRPQVERVVREFMSPGSYVDEPPVPPAPVEEKQDFDLPVQAPSSAPTTSMARDAMSILDTITTLNQEASSRASSSGEKGLKGGSERDQDPEESMQESEGGEQDMSLVEEGEEDQDRKTPEKEEEAKLVSEAQAMEVKTEDVQEQVDCEREGMKGEGEEVGTQEEAEERKEGKTIGKLKDEVLNKDVDPLQSPNEKHHINQKARERLKEEYSLEDSDLDGLSDITVSSVHTSDLSSFEEDSDDEQPLSDSTEDGEVSSEDEKSEKKKTNREEDNEESPERKPRRQAYVHKPFLYSRYYSDSDDEVTVEQRRRSAAKDKEERLLKRQQNRERMEEKRRQKSAQLEDQESRQQTSSPSLEAQDPRAKEALKEKKVLEKKMALSRKRKWDSRKEGDVTGKRKGDAAGEFNKKEEAKGISSKSLQHKSIRKVSESAASEERHRRKSVSTSEESGEPRKLADKSRTHSFILDLEQGSESPLKQRAAGKFDRLSRKELNPKERKEKECSLSDERSKLKQKLEKRVVSESHTDEPEQNEGAHIEVSSDDKGERKSKVKGDKKVSVNAREGRASVSEGGVSDEGASKEATTKKGKAPSVEAAKVEKDREKEKNRENEKERERTKAEKIPLKTDPRQLLRPDSTGSSEERSDMEPGSESIKKKDKHPKEVLKRSKSHTEDKYVEKPKSKPDIEKEKLRTEHVTQENQKPSKSSSETDKDSRKSRETEPGMKVKIMEKSRSKSREDKKAQCLEVKNKGSTSGSRPDASKERKREGSMKEQRKDTQENPPEKMEGRSGKKILDKKAQNPEKKETQDERKGRKADEKSDKSSISSPAITEPPLKKGPQSKDASTDWDPTDATITTSASVTYDALSDVTPELEEDDSEMPLGEVEPRPLTTGADALLTLMDICTSADARLGQGSDITGAMQREACPELSFQEADIKMKEAALTLLSMDPESILSPTLVTPATQEVTEATIPALQRKETTKPVANDQEESEHVLEMDESDLTATASSEKMDEQSRSQDILDTGGKDTVVSTWTLVEGMSQENKSTVDRDEEKPGHADVVPEQEPVLGPSVDKQYETQTEKTKLLAMEHECPVKMDIDNINKDQTEAQEENGVTESGKCDTPEKPRETRRGRPSKLVKQASNSSKSDGQEDEKGSDLSEMEDKMEGRVTRKGRLSGQKATTAKDSGMEKNEKDSREQQSKLAVEVSKDNAGDKATDSRTPRRGRSSKTFADEEELKEPEKVEETPPRRGRRSGAQAKDSTTGNQEKEEEEKTGETSSEKPKEKQEIHPPLQKDEEEEEKRGSRQGRPAKPPISKQKTNEDAESSHSKEPTDTRKPAVKRKRSEESGEGTQPEEEGTQPEEEGTQPEEEGTQPEEEGTQPEEEGTQPEEEGTQPEEEGTQPEEEGTQPEEEGTQPEEEGTQPEEEGTQPEEEGTQPEEEGTQPEEEGTQPEEEGTQPEEEGTQPEEEGTQPEVEGTQPEVEGTQPEVEGTQPEVEGTQPEVEGMQESHLKEQEEKPHGEDSVSQSDDPEKGTEEGSSDNKTDEGEEDKDTPQKKPARRGRPSKGATLTSEEPENTVSEKTDKKLDKKESEQKEDEEEEETPKSRTATRAAVRLEAERNKPRKPSTRARGEEENPANTRGMRGQASASAKAGGRKREASPPTVRTRGGQKSEEPPSKKTKR
- the bod1l1 gene encoding biorientation of chromosomes in cell division protein 1-like 1 isoform X11; translated protein: MAGLPPGDPQLVSMIVNHLKTQGLFDQFRRDCLADVDTKPAYLNLRQRVDNFVSNHLSNHTWSPHLNKNQLRNNIRQLVLQSGMLEQGVDRIVAQVVDPKIHHTFRPQVERVVREFMSPGSYVDEPPVPPAPVEEKQDFDLPVQAPSSAPTTSMARDAMSILDTITTLNQEASSRASSSGEKGLKGGSERDQDPEESMQESEGGEQDMSLVEEGEEDQDRKTPEKEEEAKLVSEAQAMEVKTEDVQEQVDCEREGMKGEGEEVGTQEEAEERKEGKTIGKLKDEVLNKDVDPLQSPNEKHHINQKARERLKEEYSLEDSDLDGLSDITVSSVHTSDLSSFEEDSDDEQPLSDSTEDGEVSSEDEKSEKKKTNREEDNEESPERKPRRQAYVHKPFLYSRYYSDSDDEVTVEQRRRSAAKDKEERLLKRQQNRERMEEKRRQKSAQLEDQESRQQTSSPSLEAQDPRAKEALKEKKVLEKKMALSRKRKWDSRKEGDVTGKRKGDAAGEFNKKEEAKGISSKSLQHKSIRKVSESAASEERHRRKSVSTSEESGEPRKLADKSRTHSFILDLEQGSESPLKQRAAGKFDRLSRKELNPKERKEKECSLSDERSKLKQKLEKRVVSESHTDEPEQNEGAHIEVSSDDKGERKSKVKGDKKVSVNAREGRASVSEGGVSDEGASKEATTKKGKAPSVEAAKVEKDREKEKNRENEKERERTKAEKIPLKTDPRQLLRPDSTGSSEERSDMEPGSESIKKKDKHPKEVLKRSKSHTEDKYVEKPKSKPDIEKEKLRTEHVTQENQKPSKSSSETDKDSRKSRETEPGMKVKIMEKSRSKSREDKKAQCLEVKNKGSTSGSRPDASKERKREGSMKEQRKDTQENPPEKMEGRSGKKILDKKAQNPEKKETQDERKGRKADEKSDKSSISSPAITEPPLKKGPQSKDASTDWDPTDATITTSASVTYDALSDVTPELEEDDSEMPLGEVEPRPLTTGADALLTLMDICTSADARLGQGSDITGAMQREACPELSFQEADIKMKEAALTLLSMDPESILSPTLVTPATQEVTEATIPALQRKETTKPVANDQEESEHVLEMDESDLTATASSEKMDEQSRSQVDVLATDILDTGGKDTVVSTWTLVEGMSQENKSTVDRDEEKPGHADVVPEQEPVLGPSVDKQYETQTEKTKLLAMEHECPVKMDIDNINKDQTEAQEENGVTESGKCDTPEKPRETRRGRPSKLVKQASNSSKSDGQEDEKGSDLSEMEDKMEGRVTRKGRLSGQKATTAKDSGMEKNEKDSREQQSKLAVEVSKDNAGDKATDSRTPRRGRSSKTFADEEELKEPEKVEETPPRRGRRSGAQAKDSTTGNQEKEEEEKTGETSSEKPKEKQEIHPPLQKDEEEEEKRGSRQGRPAKPPISKQKTNEDAESSHSKEPTDTRKPAVKRKRSEESGEGTQPEEEGTQPEEEGTQPEEEGTQPEEEGTQPEEEGTQPEEEGTQPEEEGTQPEEEGTQPEVEGTQPEVEGTQPEVEGTQPEVEGTQPEVEGMQESHLKEQEEKPHGEDSVSQSDDPEKGTEEGSSDNKTDEGEEDKDTPQKKPARRGRPSKGATLTSEEPENTVSEKTDKKLDKKESEQKEDEEEEETPKSRTATRAAVRLEAERNKPRKPSTRARGEEENPANTRGMRGQASASAKAGGRKREASPPTVRTRGGQKSEEPPSKKTKR
- the bod1l1 gene encoding biorientation of chromosomes in cell division protein 1-like 1 isoform X12, with product MAGLPPGDPQLVSMIVNHLKTQGLFDQFRRDCLADVDTKPAYLNLRQRVDNFVSNHLSNHTWSPHLNKNQLRNNIRQLVLQSGMLEQGVDRIVAQVVDPKIHHTFRPQVERVVREFMSPGSYVDEPPVPPAPVEEKQDFDLPVQAPSSAPTTSMARDAMSILDTITTLNQEASSRASSSGEKGLKGGSERDQDPEESMQESEGGEQDMSLVEEGEEDQDRKTPEKEEEAKLVSEAQAMEVKTEDVQEQVDCEREGMKGEGEEVGTQEEAEERKEGKTIGKLKDEVLNKDVDPLQSPNEKHHINQKARERLKEEYSLEDSDLDGLSDITVSSVHTSDLSSFEEDSDDEQPLSDSTEDGEVSSEDEKSEKKKTNREEDNEESPERKPRRQAYVHKPFLYSRYYSDSDDEVTVEQRRRSAAKDKEERLLKRQQNRERMEEKRRQKSAQLEDQESRQQTSSPSLEAQDPRAKEALKEKKVLEKKMALSRKRKWDSRKEGDVTGKRKGDAAGEFNKKEEAKGISSKSLQHKSIRKVSESAASEERHRRKSVSTSEESGEPRKLADKSRTHSFILDLEQGSESPLKQRAAGKFDRLSRKELNPKERKEKECSLSDERSKLKQKLEKRVVSESHTDEPEQNEGAHIEVSSDDKGERKSKVKGDKKVSVNAREGRASVSEGGVSDEGASKEATTKKGKAPSVEAAKVEKDREKEKNRENEKERERTKAEKIPLKTDPRQLLRPDSTGSSEERSDMEPGSESIKKKDKHPKEVLKRSKSHTEDKYVEKPKSKPDIEKEKLRTEHVTQENQKPSKSSSETDKDSRKSRETEPGMKVKIMEKSRSKSREDKKAQCLEVKNKGSTSGSRPDASKERKREGSMKEQRKDTQENPPEKMEGRSGKKILDKKAQNPEKKETQDERKGRKADEKSDKSSISSPAITEPPLKKGPQSKDASTDWDPTDATITTSASVTYDALSDVTPELEEDDSEMPLGEVEPRPLTTGADALLTLMDICTSADARLGQGSDITGAMQREACPELSFQEADIKMKEAALTLLSMDPESILSPTLVTPATQEVTEATIPALQRKETTKPVANDQEESEHVLEMDESDLTATASSEKMDEQSRSQVDVLATDILDTGGKDTVVSTWTLVEGMSQENKSTVDRDEEKPGHADVVPEQEPVLGPSVDKQYETQTEKTKLLAMEHECPVKMDIDNINKDQTEAQEENGVTESGKCDTPEKPRETRRGRPSKLVKQASNSSKSDGQEDEKGSDLSEMEDKMEGRVTRKGRLSGQKATTAKDSGMEKNEKDSREQQSKLAVEVSKDNAGDKATDSRTPRRGRSSKTFADEEELKEPEKVEETPPRRGRRSGAQAKDSTTGNQEKEEEEKTGETSSEKPKEKQEIHPPLQKDEEEEEKRGSRQGRPAKPPISKQKTNEDAESSHSKEPTDTRKPAVKRKRSEESGEGTQPEEEGTQPEEEGTQPEEEGTQPEEEGTQPEEEGTQPEEEGTQPEEEGTQPEVEGTQPEVEGTQPEVEGTQPEVEGTQPEVEGMQESHLKEQEEKPHGEDSVSQSDDPEKGTEEGSSDNKTDEGEEDKDTPQKKPARRGRPSKGATLTSEEPENTVSEKTDKKLDKKESEQKEDEEEEETPKSRTATRAAVRLEAERNKPRKPSTRARGEEENPANTRGMRGQASASAKAGGRKREASPPTVRTRGGQKSEEPPSKKTKR